A region from the Mustela erminea isolate mMusErm1 chromosome 10, mMusErm1.Pri, whole genome shotgun sequence genome encodes:
- the LOC116600814 gene encoding LOW QUALITY PROTEIN: 60S ribosomal protein L36-like (The sequence of the model RefSeq protein was modified relative to this genomic sequence to represent the inferred CDS: inserted 1 base in 1 codon; substituted 1 base at 1 genomic stop codon), whose product MAQCYPVNLGLRKGHKVTKNMSRPRHSHPYGHLPKHTKFLQDMIREVCVFTSYDCCGMELLRVSKDKHVLXFVKKRXAKRKRGELSNLLGAVRKVAAKKD is encoded by the exons ATGGCTCAGTGCTACCCTGTGAACTTGGGCCTCAGGAAGGGCCACAAGGTGACTAAGAACATGAGCAGGCCAAGACACAGCCACCCCTATGGGCATCTCCCTAAGCACACCAAGTTCCTGCAGGACATGATCCGAGAGGTGTGTGTCTTCACCTCATATGACTGTTGTGGCATGGAGCTTCTCAGGGTCTCCAAGGACAAGCATGTCCTTTAGTTCGTCAAGAAAA GTGctaagaggaagagaggggagctGAGCAACCTACTGGGAGCTGTGAGGAAAGTGGCAGCCAAAAAAGATTGA